GGTAAGACAGCATGGATATACCAAGAGAAGAACATGGAGAAAGATTCATTTGTCCATTACTCCTGATGGAGAGATAAGAGCACAAGAGCTTACCGAGAATAGTACTGGTGATTCAGAGGTAGTAGATAAGCTTCTAAGCCAGGAAGAGTCAAGGATTGATACCTTTGCCGGTGATGGCTCCTATGATAAGAGGAAGGTCTATGAGAGTTGTAAGAGAAGAGGGATTCTCAGAATACTTATTCCTCCGAGGAAGGATGCAAAGATATGGCAGCATGGCAACTGCAGTACAGAGCCACATGTCCGAGATGAGACGATAAGGCATATCAGAAGAACTTCCCTAAGACAGTGGAAAGAGCGTGTTGGTTACCACGTCCGCTCTCTGGTTGAGAATGCGATATTTCGATTCAAAACCATCTTTGGCGATAGGCTTTATGCCAGAAATCTTGCTCAACAAAGAACAGAAGTAGGTATCAAGGCATCTGTTTTAAACCGTATGATGAAATTAGGAATGCCGGAAAGTTATGCGATCTCATAAATTGCATACTACAGGGAAAAACTGCTTTTTTATCGGATTTGTGCAACAAAGCCGGAAAATTGTAAAACAGTTTTTCAGGAAATTATTAAGAAGAAGATAAACTACAGGAAGAGAAAAAGTGATCTGTTTCGTGGCAGAGGAATTTTCACGGTGCTCGGTTTTATTTTTGGAGTACTATTGGGAATGCTCCTATGGATTTTGACTGATCCGGAGTCCTTTTGGTACAAAATAGCGTTCTGCTAAGTCGAAGAAGCCCTGGACTAAAAGTGCTAATAGTGCAGCCGGTATGGCGCCCTGTAAAATAAGACCCATATCATCCAGTCGGATACCGGTAAGAATGGGTTGGCCGTAACCGCCGGCGCCGATAAGTGCGCCAAGGGTTGCAGTTCCTACATTAATCACGGCAGAGGTTTTTATTCCTGCGAGAATTGAACGGGAAGCAAGAGGGAGTTCCACAAGCCAAAGGCGTGGCAGGGCCGGTAAACCTAATGCTTGAGCCGTTTCACGGATCTCGGGCCGGATGTTGCCCAATCCCGTATAGGTGTTGCGCACAATAGGAAGCAAACTATACAGAAATAAGGCAAGAATGGCTGGCTGGCTCCCTACTCCGAGGAAAGGTATCATGAAAACGAGGAGCGCCAACGATGGGATTGTCTGTATAATTCCAACGATACTGAGAACGATTTGGCCTATTTTCTTTCGTTTGAAAGAGAGAATTCCGAGTGGTATTGATAGAATTATTGCGCCTGTTAATGAAATAGCTACCAGAAAGAGATGTTCCCGGGTTCTTAAAAGAAGCCGGTCGGTGATTGTTTCGATATGGATTTTTGGATGAATACCAAATTCTTTCGCCAGAAACTGAGATGCGATTTGATTTTCAGGGATTTTTTTGATCTTTGCCTGAGCATTCATCTTTATCATTTCTGATTCAGAGATACGCCCCTCTAGTTGTAACATTGCCCTCAATGCATTAGGCCAGCGATTTGCAAATTCTGTGCGATAAAGTAAAACGGCATGATAGTCAGGGAAATAATGTAAATCATCCTTCAGAATGACAAGGCTATAATAGTCAATATCGGCATCAGTCGAATATATATCTGTTACCTGGATGGTGTCACTCTCAATACCGCGGTATGCGAGATCATGATCGAGTTCCAATACTTCGAGCTGTGGAAGGTTATAATATTTCCTGAGGCCACTCCAGCCATCCTTGCGGTTCATAAACTCATGGGTAAAACCAAATTTTAAATCCGGGAAATTACGTAAATCAGAAATCCTGGCAATTCCCAGTCTTTTAGCTGTTTCAGCTTTCATCCCAATTGCATACGTATTGCTGAATCCCAGTGTTTTGCTCATCCGAATCCCTCGCTGAGAAAGCGCTTCCTCTATTTCTCCTGCTAATCCCCTCTCAGCCAGGATCTCGTTTATTATCGTGCCGGTATACTCCGGATATATATCAATATTTCCATTCAGCAAAGCGCTCCATAGTACTCGGGTGCTGCCAAGTTGTTTACGATGGATAGCGGGAATTTCTCCGTGATTTATCAGAAGGGTAGTAATTTCACCGAGAATCACGTTCTCAGTAAATTTTTTTGATCCGATTTTTACTGAAGGAAGGGTTTGTTCAGCAAGGGCCGTTTCTATCATTCCTATACCTGCCAACACGGAGAGAAGTATCAATTTTTTCAGACATCACCGCCTTTCTGTATCTCCAATGGACTGCGATGTGTTTTGATAAATCGGGTTACGAAGGGATCGGCAGGTGCTTCAATGAATTCGTGAATCGTGCCCTGCTGAATGATACGCCCGGCTTGCATCAATACCATTTGATTACCAAAGAATTTTGCCTCTTCAATGTTATGGGTAACTAACACTACACTTTTCCTTAATTTGTGGAAAATTTCTTTTAGATCATTTTGTAAATCATAACGGGTAATTGGATCAAGCGCCCCCAGTGGTTCATCTAACAGGAGGACGTTAGGATTTAACATTAACGCCCGCATAAGCGCTACCCGCTGCTGTTGTCCGCCTGAAAGTTGCGCAGGGAAACGTTGTAGTCCGTCCTTTGGGAATTGAGTCAATTCTGCCAGGGCAAGCAAATGCTTCTCTATGAGTGTTTTTTCCCATCCCAGATAATTTGCCATCAGGATTACATTTTTACGTGCCGTTAGATGAGGAAAGAGTCCGCCAGTTTGCGTAACATAACCCATGCGCCGGCGCAACAGGAGTGCATTCATTGGTGTAATTTCTGTTCCTTCAAAATAGACCTTGCCGGTATCCGGCCTTGCCAGTCCAATCATAAGCCGCAAAAGAGTAGATTTTCCACAACCGCTTGGTCCAATAACTACGGTAGTTTGTTCTGACGGAACCGATAAATCGATGCAAGATAAGGCTTGTGTGGAGTCGTAAATTTTTGAGATACCTTTAACCTCAAAAACGGAATTTAAGGTTTGCACATGATATACTCCTTGTCAATGGTTATCGGCCTGATGGTACAGGAATTTGCTTTTTGAGATTCAGAAAGAGTACTTATAGTATTCCAAATATGAAACCAAACATATCCTCAACAGAGGAAAGACTGTCCCGATAGTCATCTATGAAAAAGCATGTCAAGAAAAAATAATGTTCCTGTTGACAAAAAAACAAAGGAACTGTTTTCTTGCCATGCGTCCTTCCCGCTTAATTGGGGCTAATCAAGCTATTAAAGTATCGAGTGCATGAATGACAAACGGGTTATTATCGTTCTCTTTCTCTTACCTTCTCTGAAATACCTTTGGCAATCGGTTTTCAGTCATCTATCGGTGCTCTTTGCTGAGCATGGTAATTTTAGATTTAAACAAGGGCGGATCAACCATTGCGTTGGACCTCTTTGGGTCAATGACATCTGGATCTCATCCCTCTGTCAAGAAAACAGGTGCGAACCAGCCTTTCATGCCTTCTTACCCTGTTTTACTTGATGAGATTGCCGGTGATCAGTCTGTCATTATAGTTCTCACTCTTCCTCCATACGCTTAAAGATATTGCCGCTATCTTACGACATACTGCATTATAGGCATTGTCATGACTGATACCTCTCAACCGCAAGGTATCGTAATAGTTCCTTAAACCGCTCTTACCCTTTAAAACCGAATGTCCTGCCATCTTGTATACGCATTTTAATATCCGATTTCCCCAAATCTTTTCACTCCCATATCCCCTGCCGTCACTTATCCTCTTATGCCTCACCAACCCACAGTAGCTGTAATATTTGTACTTACTGCTAAATCTCTCCGGGTCTATTACCTGGGAGACGATCTTCGCCGCCTGGATACTCCCAATACCGGGAATGCTCTTGAGATATTTTATCTCTTGAAATCCCTTACTGCATCGAACGATCTCTTTTCCATATTCCTGCCTGCTTTCTTCCATCTTCTCCGTCTTTTTCTTCTTGTAGTCACCATTTGCTACTGGATTGCATACGATCAGCTCATCTACTTCTGGTCTCAATATCTCATAGAGCCAGTTGCTTAATTCACACTCTTCAAAGGTCAGTTTCTTAACACCCTCTATGCCCCTCAAATACTTTACCAAAAGCCGACCGTTGCTCTCAATCGTAGTGTTGTCTGCTTCCCTCCCTCTTTCATCCGTTACATTGAATGTACAGGTTGACGAATGTGCATCCAATCCTATATACTTTATCATACAGCCTCCTTTCCAAGGTTTAAAGTCTTACCACCTTCATTGGTGGTCTCAAGCCTTTATGATATTTAATATCACAAAAGGTTATTGCCTGTTCAAGGCTTTTTAACCTCCTTGGAAGGACGCTGCTTTTTCATATTACCATTGCGAGGGGTTTTTCCGAAGCAATCCTTTGCATGTTTCAGAAGAGATTGCTTCGGAAAAACCCCTCGCAATGACATGGTTAAGGATTCCGTATGTTCCCTATACCTGCATACAACCAAAGATCAACTTTTGCCACATTCTGTTCGGTTTCATCCCTTGGATGCTATGGGTATAGAATAATATAAGAATCTGGAAATTTTCAATCCCTATTTTTATTTTTCAGTATTTTTCAGTACACAGAGTTACCTGTTTTTTCTCAAAAAGACTTATGAATATCAAAGGCTCATTTCCTTCTTTTTTTCTGTTGACACAAAGGTTTTAAAGGCTGTATATTCGCTTAGCTGGATAGCAATTACTTACCTTACATTTGCGATTAAGTACGGGTTATGGACTCTGTAAATCCTCTGGTATTCTATAACAAAATAAAAAGGTTTATTTCCGTCGATATTTGGGCCGATGTTGAAGAGCCTTCTGCCTCAAGACGATTTTTTCGCAGACTCCTGAAGGTCTGCCTCCTTACCGTAAGAGAATTTACTGATGGCCAGTGGCCGTTAAAAGCCTCGGCGCTGACCTTTGTTTCTCTTATCTCGCTTGTTCCCTTTTTGGCTTTTATTCTGTCTATTTCGAAAGGTCTTGGCGCAGAAAAGGTACTGAATCAGAAAATTGATGATTATATTATTGACCTGCCGGGTGGTAAAATGACCTCTTCTGTTGTTCGTTTTAAGCGGAAATTACTTACTCAGATTGATATGCTAAATTTTGCAGATCCGAGTAGCAAAAATAAACTTTTGAATACTATTGAATCTTTCGATGCCGTTATTACTCTTGAAGATAAGGGAGAAAATCAGAACGATTTTCCGAAAGGAGAAAGAGCAGAAGATATACCGGTTTTCAGTGAATTAAGCCCATCTCAGAATCTATCTATGAATAAAGAGGAGTTAAAAACTGCCGTTGAAAATTTTGAATCAGAGCTTGTTGAGGCTGTTAATTCGGTAAACTTTAGTGAAGAAGATGCAAAAAAGAAGCTGAGAGAAGAGGTCGAACTTACTACACTCTCCGTCCCTACAAATATCAGTTTAAATGCCTTGCACTACAAGAGCCAAATCATGCACTTTATTGAAAAGACGAGTTTTGGATACTTGGGAGCGATTGGGCTTTTTAGTCTTATTTTTATCATAATCAGGGCATTAGGAACGATTGAAATGTCTTTTAACGACATCTGGAAGATTAAAAAATCTCGTTCAATCTTTCGGAAGTTTAGTAACTATATCAGTATGCTGATTATTATTCCCATGCTTCTTCTTGCATCAACGACGGTTACTGCCGCTTTAACGAATGCAAAATTGGTAGCTTTCTTAAACAGGATTTGGGTTGGCGAGGCCTATTTAAGTATTCTTAAGTGGCTCCTTCCGATTGCGGTACTATGGATTGCATTTATCGCTGCCTATATTCTTGTTCCGAATACCCGGGTTAAGTTTATTCCCGGCGTAATTGGAGGTTTGGCAGGAGGAACGATATTCCATTTGCTTCAAATTTTTTACTTTAGAGGCCAGGCTAGTGTTGCCGATTATAATGTGATTTACGGGGCGTTTGCAGCGATTCCTTTCTTTCTCTTGTGGCTGCAAACAAGTTGGATCGTTATTCTTTTCGGGGCAGAGCTTTCTTTTGTTATTCAAAATATCAAGTCCATTAAGATGAAAGGCCACTCGATTGGTATAAATTACGCATCTCGTGAGCTTTTAGGCCTTATGATTATGGGAAGAATTGCCTCCCAGTTTTTAGAAGGAAAAACGGAAAAATGGTCAGATGAGCATTTATCAGAGGAGTTGAATGTTCCCATCGGGGTGATTCAGGGAATTATTCTTGAACTCTCAGATGCCTCTCTGGTTATAGAAATACCTGCGAAACAAAATGTTTACTATATGCCCGCCCGGGATTTAAATTCAATTTATGTAAATGAAGTCTTACATGCAATGAGGAGCTACGGAGAACATCGCGTACCTGTTAAAATGACACATTATGATAAAAATATAATAGAACTTATAGGGAAGACCCGGGATATCATAAAAAATAACCTGCAATTTACCATAAAAGATATTATCCTGAAAACCGATGTTAAAAAAGAAACCCCGCCTCCTTCATTAACTCAATAATCGTAGCATCAATTAATAAAAAATTCTTCCTTCTTTCTTTCCCCCCTTTTTTAAAGGGGGGTTAGGGGGATTAGAGGGGAACATGAACACACAGTGCTCTTTCTCCAAGGAGATACCTCTTTTTCATGGAACACTATTTTTAGCTTGATTGTAGAGGAATTTTCATTTTATGTAAGCGGTTTTCAGGGTGGCACGGACTGTACAGACGCATAATAATGCGTCTCTCCGTTTGTCCGTGTTGCCGTCTTTAGCTTGATGCACATAAGGTGCGTCCCTGCCATAATCCAACAATATTTTGAGTAACTATCTTTTGTGCAAGAAGTTCGTGTGGATGATAGATAAAATACTTGTGTATCTCAGAGAAAATAAGTATGCTTTAAATTTCTGGAATTTTTATTGTACATACCTTAAGAAAACCGTAAAGGAGTTGTGAAATGAGAAGATTATCGATGTTGTTAGCCGTAAATTTAACTTTTGTAACTTCTGCCTTAATTCATAGCGCTTATGCCTATACGATGAAGCCTGTTGAGCCACAGCGTAAACAGGCTACGGACATGAAAGCTGCTCAGCCGGATACGTCTTCCCTTTCTGGCAAAATCGTTGAGACAATGAATAGTGGCGGTTATACCTATTTGTGTATTGAGAAGGATGGTAAAAAGACCTGGGCTGCTGTACATGAAATGAAAGTATCTGTTGGAGATGAAATTTCTCTTGAGCCTGGATACGAGATGGAGGGTTTTACCAGTAAGACGCTTAACCGGACATTCGATAAGATTGTTTTTTCTGCCGGACCTGTCGGATCTGCTTCACCGCACGGTCATGGAGGAATGGGACATGGTGGAATGGGCAGTAGTGAAGGAATGGGCAGCAAGGGAACGGCAGTTGTTCCTCAGGAAAAAATAAAGGTGGAAAAGGCCTCCGGTAAGAATGCATATACGGTAGCTGAATTGCATGAGAAGAGAGCAGAGCTTGACCAGAAAAATGTTACGGTTAAGGGTAAGGTTGTTAAGGTTTCAGGTGGAATTATGGGAAAGAACTGGATACACATTCAGGATGGAACGGGAAATCCTGATGCCGGCAGTCACGATATTGTTGTGACAACCAAGGATGTTCCTTCTGTAGGTGATATGGTGACAGTAGAGGGAACGGTGTATAAGGACAAGGACTTTGGAAGTGGTTATCGATACAATGTGATCATAGAAAATGCGAGTATTAAAAAATGATGCTGGTTATGAAGGTAGTTCTCTGTTTATTACCGTAGATACCAATGTGCAGGGGCACGATGCACACCGTGTCCCTGCAAAACCGAAAATATATGAGCGTTAATTTATAGAGAAGTGGTTTCCGGAGGTATGCTTCAAGGCTGGTTCAACTCTTTGATTGAACTGTATATTTAAACTCAATTATCGTGATCAACGGGTATATTTATAGCAGAGATGCAAGATTTTATGTCTCTCCGTATAGAAATAGATTTTGGGATAGCTTCTCATATCAAATATCCCGGTCAACCGAAAGGCGATGAAATCAGCGAAAGAAGAAAAGTCTGTCGGAAAGGTGTTTGTGGGTTAAGTTATGGAGCTACCCATAGCTTGTGGGAAATCTCAAATACCGTTAGAGCAGCCACAAGGGTTTCCCAGTTCTCCTTTCCTGAAAAATGCTGATTCAGAAGGGTTTCAACCGTTTCCCCGTTGAGATAGGTCCGGAATGCAGCCTTAGGGTTGTATACAATGTCGGTAATGGTATTTCGCATCTCTTCCCGAATCCATCGGGAGTAGTAGCTCGTCGGGACCTCAGCAGGGCCGCGATAGGCAAGTCCCAGCCGTTGATACCCCCTCTGTTTAATTCCCCGGTAGTATTTTATTGCATTGACCTTCCAGGGAGGCGCCGATAAGGGGATAAGATTCTTTGCATAAGGAAAATCCAGGATTTGCGGACAAAGTCTCCTGATCAGATCAATTTGTATTCTGTTGGTTATTCGCTCAGAGATAGGAATAGCGGCAACAGCTTCTATCCATTGATGATCTAAGTAGGGAAAATAGACATCTACGCTGGGACGAACGGTTAAGATTCCCTTATTAAGGAATTTTCGGCAGCGCTCGTGGAGATAAAGATAATCCATGACGGATGCGAAAGAAGAATCTTGAGAAGTGTATCCTGAAAGAATGGTATTTATATGTTCTTCAGGGGCGCGAAGGCCGAGGGTTCGAAAC
The genomic region above belongs to Candidatus Jettenia caeni and contains:
- a CDS encoding ABC transporter ATP-binding component; this translates as MQTLNSVFEVKGISKIYDSTQALSCIDLSVPSEQTTVVIGPSGCGKSTLLRLMIGLARPDTGKVYFEGTEITPMNALLLRRRMGYVTQTGGLFPHLTARKNVILMANYLGWEKTLIEKHLLALAELTQFPKDGLQRFPAQLSGGQQQRVALMRALMLNPNVLLLDEPLGALDPITRYDLQNDLKEIFHKLRKSVVLVTHNIEEAKFFGNQMVLMQAGRIIQQGTIHEFIEAPADPFVTRFIKTHRSPLEIQKGGDV
- a CDS encoding transposase, giving the protein MKQQKRDVKKLAGTDKRPLQEQKKKKSKKDYRVRNWSEYTEALRQRGSLDVWIDEGVQEKWNAEPTGQRGSPPTYSDLAITSTLQLGIVFHQRLRQTEGLVKSLFRLMNIPLKVPDYSTLSRRGETVGISLAKEKKENLVLVLDSSGLKVYGEGEWKVRQHGYTKRRTWRKIHLSITPDGEIRAQELTENSTGDSEVVDKLLSQEESRIDTFAGDGSYDKRKVYESCKRRGILRILIPPRKDAKIWQHGNCSTEPHVRDETIRHIRRTSLRQWKERVGYHVRSLVENAIFRFKTIFGDRLYARNLAQQRTEVGIKASVLNRMMKLGMPESYAIS
- a CDS encoding transposase, which produces MIKYIGLDAHSSTCTFNVTDERGREADNTTIESNGRLLVKYLRGIEGVKKLTFEECELSNWLYEILRPEVDELIVCNPVANGDYKKKKTEKMEESRQEYGKEIVRCSKGFQEIKYLKSIPGIGSIQAAKIVSQVIDPERFSSKYKYYSYCGLVRHKRISDGRGYGSEKIWGNRILKCVYKMAGHSVLKGKSGLRNYYDTLRLRGISHDNAYNAVCRKIAAISLSVWRKSENYNDRLITGNLIK
- a CDS encoding ABC transporter permease component yields the protein MIETALAEQTLPSVKIGSKKFTENVILGEITTLLINHGEIPAIHRKQLGSTRVLWSALLNGNIDIYPEYTGTIINEILAERGLAGEIEEALSQRGIRMSKTLGFSNTYAIGMKAETAKRLGIARISDLRNFPDLKFGFTHEFMNRKDGWSGLRKYYNLPQLEVLELDHDLAYRGIESDTIQVTDIYSTDADIDYYSLVILKDDLHYFPDYHAVLLYRTEFANRWPNALRAMLQLEGRISESEMIKMNAQAKIKKIPENQIASQFLAKEFGIHPKIHIETITDRLLLRTREHLFLVAISLTGAIILSIPLGILSFKRKKIGQIVLSIVGIIQTIPSLALLVFMIPFLGVGSQPAILALFLYSLLPIVRNTYTGLGNIRPEIRETAQALGLPALPRLWLVELPLASRSILAGIKTSAVINVGTATLGALIGAGGYGQPILTGIRLDDMGLILQGAIPAALLALLVQGFFDLAERYFVPKGLRISQNP
- a CDS encoding ribonuclease, encoding MDSVNPLVFYNKIKRFISVDIWADVEEPSASRRFFRRLLKVCLLTVREFTDGQWPLKASALTFVSLISLVPFLAFILSISKGLGAEKVLNQKIDDYIIDLPGGKMTSSVVRFKRKLLTQIDMLNFADPSSKNKLLNTIESFDAVITLEDKGENQNDFPKGERAEDIPVFSELSPSQNLSMNKEELKTAVENFESELVEAVNSVNFSEEDAKKKLREEVELTTLSVPTNISLNALHYKSQIMHFIEKTSFGYLGAIGLFSLIFIIIRALGTIEMSFNDIWKIKKSRSIFRKFSNYISMLIIIPMLLLASTTVTAALTNAKLVAFLNRIWVGEAYLSILKWLLPIAVLWIAFIAAYILVPNTRVKFIPGVIGGLAGGTIFHLLQIFYFRGQASVADYNVIYGAFAAIPFFLLWLQTSWIVILFGAELSFVIQNIKSIKMKGHSIGINYASRELLGLMIMGRIASQFLEGKTEKWSDEHLSEELNVPIGVIQGIILELSDASLVIEIPAKQNVYYMPARDLNSIYVNEVLHAMRSYGEHRVPVKMTHYDKNIIELIGKTRDIIKNNLQFTIKDIILKTDVKKETPPPSLTQ